A single region of the Desulfatiglans anilini DSM 4660 genome encodes:
- a CDS encoding FAD-binding oxidoreductase: MIFTPLDARHLEALGALLEPGSLSTGESNLDLHACDQSHHLRCRPEAVVWPNRAEEVSKILRYAHEHQIPVTGWGSGSSLEGNPIPVSKGIVIDFSRMNRILNIRAQDFQADVEPGVIYQDLNQKLRHCGIFFPPDPGARATLGGMIANNASGTRTVRYGSTKDYVLRLKIALAGGEIIEVGNRASKSSSGYDLLHLFIGSEGTLGLVVEATVRLVGIPAERSAVIATFDSAASAGKAVFEIMRGGLDPAALELLSPECIRLINREKSLALKERPTLFMEFSGPSKNQLAEILEIVHSIADETHCQEFRSGLGKEEWDTLFKARHELGEMIIRNHPGRGFLTTDVAVPISTFPEVLDFAAAASQTLTLPFYIFGHAGDGNIHMAMMGRLGDAADWEAIEAVNRRLVLKAISVGGTATGEHGVGIGKRQFMEMEHGTSLAWMKRVKDLFDPNGILNPGKIFPVP, from the coding sequence ATGATCTTCACACCGCTTGATGCCCGACATCTCGAGGCGCTGGGCGCCCTTCTGGAGCCCGGGTCGCTCTCCACCGGGGAGTCCAATCTGGACCTCCACGCCTGCGACCAATCCCATCACCTGCGTTGCCGGCCCGAAGCCGTGGTTTGGCCGAACCGGGCCGAGGAGGTCTCGAAGATCCTTCGCTACGCCCATGAGCACCAGATACCGGTCACAGGCTGGGGGTCCGGGTCGAGCCTCGAAGGAAACCCTATTCCCGTCTCGAAGGGCATCGTCATCGACTTCAGCCGGATGAACCGGATCCTGAACATCCGGGCGCAGGACTTTCAGGCGGATGTCGAACCCGGGGTCATTTACCAGGACCTCAATCAAAAACTGCGGCACTGCGGAATCTTTTTCCCACCGGACCCCGGCGCCCGGGCGACCCTCGGGGGCATGATCGCCAACAATGCCAGTGGAACACGCACCGTGCGGTACGGCTCTACCAAGGACTACGTACTGCGACTGAAGATCGCACTGGCCGGCGGGGAGATCATCGAGGTCGGCAACCGCGCCTCCAAGAGTTCCTCGGGCTATGACCTGCTGCACCTGTTCATCGGGTCCGAAGGCACCCTCGGTTTGGTCGTGGAGGCAACCGTGCGCCTTGTCGGAATCCCGGCGGAACGTTCGGCCGTGATCGCCACCTTCGACTCGGCAGCCTCGGCCGGCAAGGCGGTCTTCGAAATCATGCGCGGCGGTCTCGACCCGGCGGCGCTCGAATTGCTCAGCCCTGAATGCATCCGGCTGATCAACCGTGAAAAATCCCTCGCTCTGAAGGAACGACCCACCCTTTTCATGGAGTTCAGCGGCCCCTCGAAAAATCAGCTCGCCGAAATCCTCGAGATAGTGCACTCCATCGCAGATGAAACCCATTGTCAGGAGTTTCGATCCGGGCTCGGGAAAGAGGAGTGGGACACCCTCTTCAAGGCCAGGCACGAGCTGGGAGAAATGATTATCCGCAACCATCCCGGCCGAGGTTTTCTGACAACCGACGTGGCCGTGCCGATCTCCACCTTTCCTGAAGTACTGGACTTCGCCGCGGCGGCATCCCAAACCCTCACCCTGCCCTTTTACATCTTCGGCCATGCGGGGGATGGCAACATCCACATGGCGATGATGGGCAGACTCGGTGATGCGGCCGACTGGGAAGCCATCGAGGCGGTGAACCGGAGGCTTGTCCTGAAGGCCATTTCGGTCGGTGGCACCGCCACCGGTGAACATGGCGTCGGCATCGGAAAGCGGCAGTTCATGGAAATGGAGCACGGCACCAGCCTCGCCTGGATGAAGCGGGTCAAAGACCTGTTCGACCCGAACGGGATCCTCAACCCGGGCAAGATCTTCCCCGTGCCCTGA
- a CDS encoding MFS transporter: MVFPFRIFLTLFSAVFVTTMGAGLVAPLLPVYAHELGAEALEIGLIFGSFSLTRSLFVPYFGKWSDRRGRKPFIVIGLFGYFLVSLAFTATEGVWSLIAIRLAQGFASAMVLPVAQAYVGDMTPSGWEGRMMGVFNIALYFGLSAGPVLGGVLRDWAGIDVSFLSMGALALFGFLLSLILLPREKSSRTKEAAAAKSGSERPVGHGYSTLLKRPAVRALFLFRATFTTAIGITWTFLPLGAGTRLGLSSSAIGFVVMVNVLVAALCQAPMGYLADRISKGLMVGIGGVMGAGAMLFLSEASTFWGLVLANSLFGLAGGIAFPPVMALGVIEGRAARAMGSLMGLLALAHSLGMLAGPVLGGFFIDWFSFDWIFRVGAGIIALGTLIFWMQYKR; the protein is encoded by the coding sequence ATGGTCTTCCCTTTCAGAATATTCCTGACCCTGTTTTCCGCTGTTTTCGTGACCACCATGGGGGCGGGTCTAGTGGCGCCGCTCCTGCCGGTTTACGCCCACGAACTCGGTGCCGAAGCACTCGAGATCGGCTTGATTTTCGGCTCTTTTTCCCTGACGCGGAGCCTGTTCGTCCCTTATTTCGGCAAGTGGTCGGATCGCCGGGGACGCAAGCCCTTCATTGTAATCGGTTTGTTCGGATATTTCCTCGTCTCGCTCGCATTTACGGCTACGGAGGGGGTCTGGTCGCTGATCGCGATCCGGCTTGCACAGGGGTTTGCTTCAGCCATGGTGCTGCCGGTGGCCCAGGCCTATGTAGGCGACATGACCCCTTCGGGCTGGGAAGGCCGGATGATGGGCGTGTTCAATATCGCCCTCTACTTCGGTTTGAGCGCAGGCCCGGTGCTCGGCGGAGTGCTGAGGGATTGGGCGGGTATCGATGTGTCTTTTCTCAGCATGGGGGCCCTTGCCCTGTTCGGGTTCCTGTTGAGCCTGATTCTCCTGCCGCGCGAGAAGAGCAGCCGGACGAAGGAAGCTGCCGCAGCGAAATCAGGGTCCGAGCGTCCGGTCGGACACGGGTATTCGACCCTTTTGAAGCGTCCGGCGGTGCGCGCGCTTTTCCTGTTCAGGGCGACCTTTACGACCGCGATCGGGATCACCTGGACCTTTCTGCCGCTCGGCGCCGGGACCCGCCTCGGGCTTTCGAGCTCCGCCATCGGTTTCGTCGTCATGGTGAACGTGCTGGTCGCTGCCCTTTGCCAGGCCCCTATGGGATATCTTGCGGACCGGATCAGCAAAGGGCTTATGGTCGGCATAGGCGGGGTCATGGGCGCCGGCGCGATGCTTTTCCTGAGCGAGGCCTCGACTTTCTGGGGGCTTGTGTTGGCCAACAGCCTCTTCGGTCTGGCCGGCGGGATCGCCTTCCCGCCGGTGATGGCCCTGGGGGTGATCGAAGGCCGTGCGGCCCGGGCGATGGGGAGCCTGATGGGGCTCCTGGCGTTGGCGCACAGCCTCGGCATGCTTGCGGGGCCCGTATTGGGGGGATTCTTCATCGACTGGTTTTCTTTCGATTGGATTTTCAGGGTGGGGGCTGGCATCATCGCCCTTGGAACCCTGATTTTCTGGATGCAATACAAAAGGTGA
- a CDS encoding ABC transporter permease: protein MEFLSDSIASACRLIWDLDPELLAIVVLSLEVSCLSTALAGIAGVPAGILIALNDFPGKRLCITICNTLLALPTVVVGLFAYAFISRKGVLGAYDLLYTPAAIVIGQTILLFPVITTFVLSAVARLDDRYRKTALTLGAGPVRLAGTIIRESRFGIMAAFILAFGRVIAEVGISMMLGGNVKGYTRTITTAMALEYDKGEFTLSVALGMVLLAVSFSVNILFHAIQGRSRV from the coding sequence ATGGAGTTTCTGAGCGACAGCATCGCGTCGGCCTGCCGGCTCATCTGGGATCTGGACCCGGAACTCCTTGCCATCGTGGTGCTCTCTCTGGAAGTCAGCTGTCTTTCCACGGCATTGGCCGGTATTGCGGGCGTCCCGGCGGGAATCCTCATCGCCTTGAACGACTTTCCGGGGAAACGGCTCTGCATCACGATCTGCAATACCCTTCTGGCCCTCCCGACGGTCGTCGTGGGGCTCTTCGCCTATGCCTTCATTTCGAGGAAAGGGGTATTGGGTGCGTATGATCTGCTCTATACGCCTGCCGCGATCGTCATCGGCCAGACCATCCTCCTTTTCCCCGTGATCACCACCTTCGTTCTGTCGGCGGTGGCGCGGCTCGACGACCGGTACCGCAAGACCGCCCTGACCTTGGGTGCCGGCCCCGTGCGCCTCGCCGGCACCATCATACGCGAAAGCCGTTTCGGCATCATGGCGGCCTTCATTCTGGCCTTCGGCCGCGTCATTGCCGAGGTCGGCATCAGCATGATGCTCGGTGGGAACGTGAAAGGCTACACCCGGACCATCACTACGGCCATGGCCCTGGAATACGACAAGGGCGAATTCACCCTGAGCGTGGCCCTGGGGATGGTGCTTCTGGCCGTGAGCTTTTCCGTCAATATCCTTTTTCACGCCATCCAGGGCAGATCGAGGGTCTGA
- the cysS gene encoding cysteine--tRNA ligase, with amino-acid sequence MQTKRNNILDHVGQTPLIPVHRLNPSRSVEVLAKLEYFNPGGSIKDRPALYMIEEAERSGDLTRDKIILEATSGNTGIGLAMVAAVKGYRILLSMSESVSEERVKILKAFGAEIKFTPAHMGTDGAIEYVYNLMREAPDKYWLADQFNNENNWKAHYVGTALEIWEQTGGQVSAIVATMGTSGTLMGLAKRYAEMAPHVSIVGVEPYMGHKIQGLKNMKESYQPGIFDKRILSRIENVDDEEAFETARQLARKEGMLVGMSSGAAMAVALRIAREMTEGKIVVLLPDGGERYLSTALFTAKKRSGLHIYNTFSRRKEELIPIEENHVKMYCCGPTLCQYIHLGHARRFLFADLLRRYLGFKGYRVTLVTNLTDLDDRTIQGAEKAGVPLKDFTEGFNRAFMEDIERLGIEPATVYPKASEHVEEMIDLARRLLQKGYAYEKFRSIYFDISRFKPYGNLSHIDLTKIRVGKTVDLDNYEKDNPRDFTLLKRATLSALKRGIFYQTQWGNVLPSWHLECSAMAMKYLGPTYDIHTSGIELIFPHHENAIAISQALTNQPPANYWVHHENVLVNGRRTSKAADAEGLTLREIFERGYSGRDIRYLILSRHHRKPIVFSWMKLNAARSTIARLDGFVQRLHKCPDGRSEPEADQIVYDLRHGFTEALDDDLNVAAALAALFQFIRRVNGLLDRNMLAKADKQKFLEILTAVNGVLGVLNLEPAALEGEIEASIHAREEARRRKDWETADRIRDRLKERGIELLDTPEGTIWQRTSTTGPGKA; translated from the coding sequence ATGCAGACAAAACGAAACAATATCCTGGATCATGTTGGACAAACGCCCCTCATCCCGGTCCACCGCCTGAATCCCAGCAGATCCGTCGAAGTCCTGGCCAAACTCGAGTACTTCAACCCCGGCGGGTCCATCAAGGACCGGCCGGCCTTGTACATGATCGAAGAGGCCGAGAGGAGCGGGGACCTTACCCGGGACAAAATCATCCTGGAGGCGACCAGCGGCAATACGGGAATCGGCCTCGCCATGGTCGCCGCCGTCAAAGGCTACCGCATTCTTCTGAGCATGTCGGAGTCCGTCAGCGAAGAGCGGGTCAAGATCCTCAAGGCCTTCGGGGCGGAAATCAAATTCACGCCGGCCCACATGGGAACCGACGGGGCGATCGAATACGTCTACAACCTCATGCGCGAGGCCCCTGACAAATATTGGCTGGCGGACCAGTTCAACAACGAAAACAACTGGAAGGCACACTACGTGGGGACCGCCCTCGAAATCTGGGAGCAGACCGGAGGGCAGGTGAGCGCGATCGTCGCGACCATGGGTACCAGCGGAACGCTGATGGGGCTTGCAAAACGTTACGCAGAGATGGCGCCCCATGTCTCCATCGTAGGGGTGGAGCCTTACATGGGGCACAAGATTCAGGGCCTCAAGAATATGAAGGAGTCCTACCAGCCTGGAATCTTCGACAAACGGATTCTGAGCCGCATCGAAAACGTGGACGATGAGGAGGCCTTCGAGACCGCACGGCAGCTTGCCCGTAAAGAAGGCATGCTCGTCGGCATGAGTTCCGGCGCCGCCATGGCGGTCGCCCTGCGCATCGCCCGTGAAATGACCGAAGGAAAGATCGTGGTCCTCCTGCCGGACGGCGGCGAACGGTATCTCAGCACCGCGCTTTTCACCGCCAAGAAGCGCTCGGGGCTCCACATCTACAACACCTTCAGCCGCCGCAAGGAAGAGCTGATCCCTATCGAGGAAAACCACGTCAAGATGTACTGCTGCGGCCCGACGCTCTGCCAGTACATCCACCTCGGACACGCCCGGCGCTTTCTTTTCGCAGATCTCCTGCGGCGTTACCTGGGCTTCAAGGGGTACCGTGTCACCCTGGTGACGAACCTGACGGACCTCGACGACCGCACGATCCAGGGCGCCGAGAAGGCCGGCGTACCCTTGAAGGACTTTACCGAGGGTTTCAATCGCGCTTTTATGGAGGATATCGAACGCCTCGGCATCGAGCCCGCCACGGTTTACCCCAAGGCCAGCGAGCACGTCGAGGAGATGATCGACCTTGCGCGGAGACTGCTTCAGAAAGGCTATGCCTACGAAAAGTTCCGCTCGATCTACTTCGACATCTCCCGCTTCAAGCCTTACGGGAACCTCTCGCACATCGACCTGACGAAGATCCGGGTGGGCAAGACCGTGGATCTCGACAATTACGAGAAAGACAACCCACGGGATTTCACCCTTCTCAAGCGCGCCACCCTGAGCGCCCTCAAACGGGGGATCTTCTACCAGACCCAGTGGGGGAACGTCCTGCCGAGCTGGCACCTCGAGTGCTCCGCTATGGCCATGAAGTACCTCGGGCCCACCTACGACATCCACACGAGCGGCATCGAACTGATCTTCCCGCACCACGAAAACGCCATCGCCATCAGCCAGGCCCTGACCAACCAGCCGCCGGCCAACTACTGGGTGCACCATGAAAACGTCCTGGTCAACGGCAGGCGCACCTCCAAGGCCGCCGATGCGGAGGGGCTCACACTGCGGGAGATCTTCGAACGGGGGTACAGCGGCAGGGACATCCGATACCTGATCCTCAGCCGGCACCACCGGAAGCCCATCGTCTTCTCCTGGATGAAGCTGAATGCGGCCCGCAGCACCATCGCGCGGCTCGACGGATTCGTCCAGCGGCTCCACAAGTGCCCCGACGGCCGCAGCGAGCCCGAAGCGGACCAGATCGTGTACGACCTGCGCCACGGTTTTACCGAAGCCCTGGACGACGATCTGAATGTCGCAGCCGCCCTTGCGGCCCTTTTTCAATTCATCCGCCGCGTCAACGGACTCCTGGACCGCAACATGCTCGCCAAAGCGGACAAACAGAAATTTCTGGAAATCCTCACGGCCGTCAACGGCGTCCTCGGCGTATTAAACCTCGAACCCGCCGCACTCGAAGGCGAAATCGAAGCATCGATCCACGCCAGAGAGGAGGCGCGCCGAAGAAAGGACTGGGAAACAGCCGACCGCATCCGCGACCGGCTCAAAGAGCGTGGCATCGAGCTCCTGGACACCCCCGAAGGGACGATCTGGCAGCGCACCTCGACAACAGGCCCCGGCAAGGCCTGA
- a CDS encoding RNA methyltransferase — protein sequence MADRVRLDRVGIVLVEPHIPENIGSVARAMHNMGLSRLTVVNPKNCDLSRVLKTATGPSIDVIEEMDVLEDFGEAVGPFEFVVGTTARTGTLRPALMEPRGLAQSLIPITCENRVAILFGPEDRGLSNEHLRQCHTIVTIPTASFSSLNLAQAVMVICYELFLASAEAPHEALPRLADRFELEGMYDHLKTVLTKIGFIDRQNPEHWMINIRRFLSRMPLRARDVRIIRGICRQVDWYTGQHKRKTERADTD from the coding sequence ATGGCGGACCGCGTAAGGCTTGATCGAGTCGGGATCGTTCTGGTAGAGCCCCACATCCCGGAAAATATCGGTTCGGTCGCCCGCGCCATGCACAATATGGGCCTGTCACGGTTGACGGTGGTCAACCCCAAGAACTGCGACTTGTCAAGGGTCCTCAAGACCGCCACCGGCCCTTCGATCGATGTGATCGAGGAGATGGACGTCCTGGAGGATTTCGGCGAAGCGGTGGGGCCTTTCGAGTTTGTTGTGGGTACGACCGCCCGCACCGGCACGCTGCGTCCGGCTTTGATGGAGCCGCGGGGACTCGCGCAGTCGCTGATCCCGATTACCTGCGAGAACCGGGTCGCCATTCTGTTTGGGCCCGAGGACAGAGGCCTTTCGAATGAACATCTGCGGCAGTGCCACACCATCGTCACCATCCCGACCGCCTCGTTTTCCTCGTTGAATCTGGCTCAGGCCGTGATGGTGATCTGCTATGAACTATTCCTGGCTTCCGCCGAGGCCCCGCATGAGGCTTTGCCCCGCCTGGCCGACCGCTTCGAACTCGAGGGGATGTACGATCACCTCAAGACGGTGTTGACCAAGATCGGCTTCATTGACCGCCAGAATCCGGAGCACTGGATGATCAATATCCGCCGCTTTCTTTCGCGGATGCCGCTGCGTGCGCGGGATGTCCGGATCATCCGCGGGATCTGCCGCCAGGTGGATTGGTACACAGGCCAGCACAAGCGGAAGACCGAACGGGCTGATACCGATTGA
- a CDS encoding peptidylprolyl isomerase has translation MRTWRVKQWVLGLLVGFLLSAGGVCSWAAEEASKGNGDAADKGKEIVAKVNGVAITEKELEQEMTIVSDRLTQMGRPVGKDQMDALRKNMLEQLIAWELFFQEAQRQKLEVSDEAAAESLSSFKKQFADEKEAEAQMSKMGFSEEEMTRMTKRKMTIQALLEKEVVQKIEVTDAEAKAYYDENPQYFEKPEMVRASHILIKVPADADEETKAAARKKLEAVQERLKKGEDFGALAKEVSECPSAANGGDLGPFPADKMVKPFSEAAFALEPGNVSGIVETQFGYHLIRSAEKIPASKVSFDEVKDRIKEFLKEEKIQKALVAYAGELTAKADIERAGEKPDRAE, from the coding sequence ATGCGAACGTGGCGAGTGAAACAATGGGTGTTGGGTCTGCTGGTGGGTTTTTTGCTGTCGGCCGGAGGCGTATGTTCATGGGCGGCCGAGGAGGCATCGAAAGGAAACGGAGATGCGGCCGACAAGGGCAAGGAGATCGTGGCCAAGGTCAACGGCGTGGCCATCACGGAGAAGGAACTTGAGCAGGAAATGACCATCGTAAGCGATCGTCTCACGCAGATGGGAAGACCCGTAGGCAAGGATCAGATGGATGCGCTCAGAAAGAACATGCTCGAGCAACTGATCGCGTGGGAACTCTTTTTTCAGGAGGCCCAGAGGCAGAAACTCGAGGTTTCCGATGAGGCCGCTGCTGAGAGTCTGAGCAGTTTCAAAAAGCAGTTCGCCGATGAAAAAGAGGCTGAGGCGCAGATGAGTAAAATGGGGTTTTCCGAGGAAGAGATGACCCGCATGACGAAACGGAAAATGACCATTCAGGCCTTGCTGGAGAAAGAAGTGGTGCAGAAAATAGAGGTTACGGATGCCGAGGCCAAGGCCTATTATGATGAGAATCCTCAGTATTTTGAAAAACCTGAAATGGTCCGGGCGAGTCATATCCTGATTAAAGTTCCTGCCGATGCCGATGAGGAAACCAAGGCCGCCGCCCGCAAGAAGCTCGAGGCAGTCCAGGAGAGGCTGAAAAAGGGCGAGGATTTCGGGGCGCTGGCCAAAGAGGTCTCCGAATGCCCCAGCGCGGCGAATGGCGGCGATCTTGGCCCCTTCCCTGCGGACAAGATGGTGAAGCCCTTTTCCGAAGCGGCGTTTGCCCTCGAGCCCGGCAACGTGAGCGGGATTGTCGAAACGCAGTTTGGCTATCATCTCATTCGCTCTGCCGAGAAGATTCCTGCCTCCAAGGTTTCTTTCGATGAGGTCAAGGATCGGATCAAGGAATTTTTGAAAGAGGAAAAGATTCAGAAGGCCCTGGTAGCCTATGCCGGGGAGTTGACCGCCAAGGCGGACATCGAACGGGCTGGCGAGAAGCCGGACCGGGCCGAATAG
- a CDS encoding substrate-binding domain-containing protein: MTFIQGVYAQDTLKMSTTTSTENSGLLDLLLPEFTRETGIEVRVLAKGTGAALRDGMDGNVDIVFVHDKPREEQFVADGFGAYRLAVMHNDFVILGPANDPAGIKGITEASAAMKKIYESRSKWISRGDDSGTHAKEQLLWKAAGIPLTTAKRDVDLSGKSRTITQAEPASPAGWYISIGQGMGKTLTFTEEKQAYTLTDRGTFLQYKYGRDQGLDLEILCEGDPALFNPYGIIPVSPVKHPHVRFESAERLAKWLVSPRGQQLIGEYRIQGRQAFFPDAVASKP; this comes from the coding sequence ATGACGTTCATCCAAGGGGTTTATGCGCAGGACACCCTGAAAATGAGCACGACCACCAGTACGGAAAACAGCGGCTTGCTGGATTTGCTGCTGCCGGAATTCACACGCGAAACGGGCATCGAGGTCAGAGTTCTCGCCAAAGGAACCGGCGCCGCGCTGCGGGACGGGATGGACGGAAACGTGGACATCGTCTTCGTGCATGACAAACCGCGCGAGGAGCAGTTTGTAGCCGATGGCTTCGGGGCCTACCGGTTGGCGGTGATGCACAACGACTTCGTCATCCTGGGTCCGGCAAACGATCCTGCCGGAATCAAGGGCATCACCGAGGCCTCAGCCGCCATGAAAAAGATCTATGAGAGCCGTTCAAAGTGGATTTCAAGAGGAGATGACAGCGGCACCCATGCAAAAGAACAGCTCCTTTGGAAGGCGGCAGGCATTCCCCTGACCACTGCTAAACGGGATGTCGACCTTTCTGGAAAAAGCAGGACGATCACTCAGGCCGAACCGGCCTCACCCGCAGGCTGGTACATCTCCATCGGTCAAGGGATGGGCAAGACGCTGACCTTCACTGAAGAAAAGCAGGCTTACACCCTGACGGATCGCGGGACCTTTCTCCAATACAAATACGGCCGGGATCAGGGGCTGGATTTAGAAATCCTGTGCGAAGGAGACCCGGCGCTCTTCAACCCTTACGGGATCATCCCCGTCAGCCCGGTGAAACACCCCCATGTTCGATTCGAATCCGCGGAACGCCTGGCGAAATGGCTGGTCTCCCCGCGCGGGCAGCAGTTGATCGGAGAATACCGGATCCAGGGCCGCCAGGCCTTTTTCCCGGATGCCGTCGCCTCCAAGCCGTAA
- a CDS encoding nucleotide sugar dehydrogenase: MTFEKSILCIGAGYVGGPTMAVIANRCPGYRVTVVDIDAEKIAQWNAAELPIYEPGLDEVVKAARGRNLFFSTDMPNGIREADIIFVSVNTPTKQFGAGAGMAADLQYWEKTAREIMRYAESPKIIVEKSTLPVKTAKAMERILNTTRHPVRFDVLSNPEFLAEGTAIKDLEDPDRVLIGSAETPEGVRARDELVRLYAHWVPRERILTSNVWSSELSKLVANAFLAQRISSINAISALCERTDADVVEVAEAVGMDRRIGPKFLNASVGFGGSCFKKDILNLVYLCRSYGLEEVADYWLGVLRINDYQKDRFVLNMLRAMFNTLAGKQVTLFGFAFKANTGDTRESPAIFVARKLLEERARLVISDPKAIRQARLDLRDVDGDVRYEEDPYAAAAGSDAIAVLTEWGLYADLDYDRIFRSMGKPAFIFDGRNILDHCRLFEMGFNVYAIGKPPLTHFI; the protein is encoded by the coding sequence ATGACCTTTGAGAAGAGCATCCTCTGTATCGGCGCCGGCTATGTGGGCGGGCCCACCATGGCCGTGATCGCAAATCGCTGCCCCGGCTACCGCGTGACCGTGGTGGACATCGATGCCGAGAAGATTGCGCAGTGGAATGCGGCCGAGCTGCCCATCTATGAGCCCGGGCTCGATGAGGTGGTCAAAGCGGCGCGGGGCCGCAACCTGTTCTTCAGCACCGATATGCCGAACGGCATCCGGGAAGCGGATATCATCTTTGTAAGCGTCAACACACCCACCAAACAGTTCGGGGCGGGTGCGGGCATGGCGGCGGATCTGCAGTACTGGGAAAAGACGGCGCGCGAGATCATGCGCTATGCGGAATCGCCGAAGATCATCGTCGAAAAAAGCACCCTCCCCGTCAAGACCGCCAAGGCCATGGAGCGGATCCTCAATACGACTCGGCACCCCGTCCGATTCGATGTCCTTTCGAACCCTGAATTTCTGGCCGAAGGGACGGCGATCAAGGACCTGGAGGACCCGGACAGGGTTCTCATCGGATCTGCCGAAACGCCGGAGGGGGTCCGAGCCCGGGATGAACTGGTAAGGCTTTATGCCCACTGGGTGCCGCGGGAGCGCATACTCACCTCCAACGTCTGGAGCAGCGAACTGTCGAAGCTTGTGGCGAATGCCTTTCTGGCCCAGCGGATTTCCTCGATCAACGCCATCAGCGCGCTGTGCGAACGTACCGATGCGGATGTGGTCGAGGTGGCCGAGGCCGTTGGGATGGACCGGCGCATCGGTCCGAAGTTTTTGAATGCGAGCGTGGGATTCGGCGGCTCCTGCTTCAAGAAGGACATCCTCAATCTGGTGTATCTGTGCCGTTCATACGGTCTGGAGGAGGTGGCGGATTACTGGCTGGGGGTGCTGCGCATCAATGATTATCAGAAGGACCGGTTCGTGCTGAATATGCTCAGGGCCATGTTCAACACGCTGGCGGGCAAGCAGGTCACCCTGTTCGGCTTCGCCTTCAAGGCCAACACCGGTGACACCCGGGAAAGCCCCGCCATATTCGTGGCCCGCAAGCTGCTGGAGGAACGCGCGAGACTGGTGATTTCCGACCCGAAGGCGATCCGGCAGGCGCGGCTCGATCTGCGGGATGTCGACGGTGATGTCCGATACGAAGAGGATCCCTACGCGGCCGCAGCAGGTTCGGATGCCATCGCGGTCCTGACGGAGTGGGGTCTTTATGCGGACCTCGATTACGATCGGATCTTTCGTTCCATGGGAAAGCCCGCGTTCATCTTTGACGGAAGGAATATCCTGGACCATTGCCGCCTTTTCGAGATGGGCTTCAATGTGTACGCGATCGGCAAGCCGCCGCTCACCCATTTTATCTGA
- a CDS encoding ABC transporter ATP-binding protein, whose protein sequence is MPYQISGLIRRAGPRKILDISDLMLEKGRITAIMGPNGAGKTTLLETLAFLETPSSGDMLFDSAPVPWWSSRALRRLRRKVVLVQQHPILFTTTVFKNIEYPLAVRKTPASIRHKRVEELLDIVDMKPFRSSKAHRLSGGETQRVAIARALACNPEVILLDEPTANVDREHEGQIEGLIETINHTRGITVVFASHNLDQSARLADRTVFLHQGRVIHAAYENVFRAETTPEGKAALIGESGRRIAMHLPGQSSPGSRYIAIDPRALKIADHTPDATSHTELQGKVVELRLEKGRVSALVDAGLLLTVWMDESAFRQSNIHIGGAVSVVLAPSGIEWL, encoded by the coding sequence ATGCCATACCAGATCTCCGGCTTGATCAGGAGAGCAGGTCCGCGGAAGATCCTGGATATTTCCGATCTCATGCTCGAAAAAGGGCGCATCACCGCCATTATGGGGCCAAACGGCGCAGGTAAGACCACCCTCCTCGAGACCCTGGCCTTTCTGGAAACCCCATCCAGCGGGGATATGCTGTTCGACAGCGCACCCGTTCCATGGTGGTCCTCCAGGGCCTTGAGGCGTCTGCGCCGCAAGGTGGTGCTGGTTCAACAGCATCCCATCCTCTTTACGACAACGGTCTTCAAGAATATCGAATACCCCCTGGCTGTAAGGAAGACCCCGGCTTCCATACGCCATAAACGGGTTGAAGAACTCCTCGACATCGTCGACATGAAACCCTTCCGGTCCTCCAAAGCCCACCGTCTTTCAGGAGGGGAAACCCAGCGCGTCGCCATTGCCCGGGCGCTCGCGTGCAATCCGGAGGTGATCCTTCTGGACGAGCCGACCGCCAACGTCGACCGGGAACACGAAGGACAGATCGAGGGCCTGATTGAAACCATCAATCACACCAGAGGGATTACGGTGGTCTTTGCGAGCCACAATCTCGATCAAAGTGCGCGGCTCGCTGATCGAACGGTTTTTCTCCACCAGGGCCGGGTGATCCATGCCGCCTATGAAAACGTTTTTCGCGCGGAGACAACGCCCGAGGGCAAGGCCGCGCTTATCGGGGAATCGGGCAGGCGCATCGCTATGCACCTGCCCGGACAATCCTCTCCCGGCTCCCGCTATATCGCCATCGATCCCCGCGCCCTGAAGATCGCGGATCACACACCTGACGCAACGTCCCACACCGAATTACAAGGCAAGGTGGTGGAGCTGCGCCTCGAGAAGGGCAGGGTAAGCGCCCTGGTGGACGCCGGTCTCCTGCTGACGGTATGGATGGACGAGAGTGCGTTTCGACAATCGAACATTCACATCGGGGGCGCCGTTTCGGTCGTCCTCGCACCGTCCGGGATCGAATGGCTTTAG